In Bradyrhizobium guangdongense, the sequence GCGATCGACGGAGTGCATTCATGAGCCCCTCTCATCGGCGGCGAGCGTTAACGGCGGGCTTGATCGCTACGGTCCTGTCGATCCTGCCGGCACACAGCGAGACGCTGGACAAGGTCACATTCGGTACCAATTGGGTCGCCGAGGCCGAGCACGGCGGCTTCTTCCAGGCGGTTGCCGACGGCACCTACAAGAAGTACGGGCTCGACGTCACCATCGTTCCGGGCGGTCCCAACGAGAACAACCGGATGCTGCTGATCGCCGGCAAGATCGACTTCTTCATGGCCGCCAACACGCTGATGTCATTCGACGCGGTCGCCAACAACGTCCCCGTCGTGACCATCGCCGCGGTCTTCCAGAAAGATCCGCAGGTGCTGCTGACGCAGCCGGATGCGAAGGTGACCAAACTCGAGGATCTCAAGCCGCTGACGCTGTTCGTCTCGAAGGAGGGCATGACCAGCTATTTCCAGTGGCTGAAATCCGAATACGGCTTCAGCGAGAAGAACGTCCGTCCCTATAATTTCAATCCGCAGCCCTTCATCGCTAATCCCAAGAGCGCGATGCAGGGCTACGTCACGTCAGAGCCCTTCGCAGTCGAGAAGGCCGCAGGCTTCAAGCCCAACGTCATCCTGCTCGCCGATGCCGGCTTCAACACCTATTCGACCCTGATCGAGACCCGTCGCGAGCTGGTCGAGAAGAAGGCGGACCTGGTGCAGCGCTTCGTCGATGCCTCCATGATCGGCTGGTACCATTACATCTACGGCGACAATTCAGCCGGCAATGCCATGATCAAGCAGCTCAATCCGGAGATGACCGACGAACTGCTCGCCTACTCCGTCGCCAAGATGAAGGAATACGGCATCGTCGATTCCGGCGACTCCGTGAAGAACGGCATCGGCGCCATGAGCGACGATCGCTATACTTCCTTCTTCAACAAGATGGTGAAGGCCGGCGTGGTGAAGGGCGATCTCGATTTTCGCAAGTCCTACACGCTGCGTTTCGTCAACAAGGGCGTCGGGGTCGAGCTCCGCCCCGCCAAGCCGTAACGCATGCCGGGATCAAGCCGAGCTGAGGCCGCGCCCTTCACCTCTCCCGAAGGGAGAGGTCGCATCGCATCGCAAGATGCGATGCGGGTGAGGGGTTACGCCCCCTCGTGGGACCTCTTCCCCCTCACCCGCGCCTTCGGCGCGACCTCTCCCCGATGGGGAGAGGTGGACCGCGCCGCGCCAGTTGGCGATCGATGGTAGAGAGCAGAACCTCGCCCATGGTCGAAGCCAGCCTGATGGCGCTCGCCGTCAGCCTGCGCGGGGTGACGAAGGTCTATGACAACGGCGTTATGGCGCTCGGTCCGCTCGACCTCGCGGTGCGCAAGGGCGAGTTCATCTCGCTGCTCGGCCCCTCCGGCTGCGGCAAGTCGACGGCGCTGAGGCTGATTGCGGGGCTCAGCGCAGCATCATCGGGCACGGTGCGGGTGGCGCGCCATGAAGGTGAGATGCAAATCGGCCACGGCATCGGCTTCGTGTTCCAGGAGCCGACCCTGATGCCGTGGACCAGCGTGCGCGAAAACGTTCGGCTGCCGCTGAAGCTCGGCGGCATCCCGAAGGCCGAGGGACGCGCGCGGGCCGATGCGGCGCTCGCCAGCGTCGGGCTTGCCGATTTCGCCGATGCCTTTCCGCGCGAATTGTCCGGCGGCATGAAGATGCGCGTGTCGCTGGCGCGTGCGCTCGTCACGGATCCGGACATCCTCCTGATGGACGAGCCCTTCGCTGCGCTCGACGAGATCACCCGCTTCCGCCTCAACAACGATCTGCTCGCGCTGTGGCGCAGCCTCGGCAAGACCGTCATCTTCGTCACCCATTCGGTGTTCGAATCCGTCTATTTGTCACAGCGCGTCGTGGTCATGACGGCGCGGCCCGGCCGCATCCAGGCCGATATCCGCGTCGAGACCGTCGAGCCGCGCGGTGAGGAGTTTCGCACCTCGGCCGCCTATTCCGATTATTGCCGGCGCGTCTCCGCGGCATTGGCGCCGTCTTATTCAGGGCAGTCGACGCTATGAACGCGCAAGCCCCCGTCACCGCAAAGTCGTCAGGCCCGCAAAGCGCAGTGCGCTTCGTGCTGCCCGTCATCGTGTTCGCAGCCGGCCTCGCCGCTTGGGAGTTGGTGGTTACGGTCCGGGAGATCCCGCCTTACGTGCTGCCGGCGCCGTCGGTGATTTTCCTGACGCTGATCAAGGACTGGTCGGTGCTGTCGCAATCGCTCGTGACCACGCTGCTGACGACGCTGGAGGGGTTTGCCGCCGCCAGCATCGGCGGTATCGCGCTGGCGCTGCTGTTCAACCAGTCCAAATGGGTGGAATATTCGCTGTTCCCCTATGCCGTCGTGCTCCAGGTGACGCCTGTCATCGCGATCGCGCCGCTGCTGCTGATCTATCTGGAGCAGCAGACCGCGGTCGTCGTCTGCGCCTTCATCGTCGCCTTTTTCCCGGTGCTGTCGAACACCACGCTCGGGCTCAATTCGGTCGATCGCAACCTCGCCGGCCTGTTCCAGCTCTATGGCGCATCACCGCCGCAGACCCTGCGCTTCCTGAAGTTGCCCGCCGCATTGCCGTATATCCTTGGTGGCCTGCGCATCGCAGGAGGCCTCTCGCTGATCGGCGCCGTCGTGGCCGAGATCGCCGCGGGAACGGCGGGCGCCGGCTCGGGGCTTGCCTACAGGATCGCCGAGTCAGGCTATCGATTGAACATACCCCGCATGTTCGCAGCGCTGCTTTTGTTGTCGCTGGCCGGGATTGTCATCTATGGGGTGCTGGCGGTAGTTTCCCACCTCGTTTTACGGCGCTGGCACGAAAGCGCGCTTGGAAAGGAAAACTGATGACCGCCGGTTCGATTTCGTCCGACAAGATCGACCTCCTGATCTATGGGCCGGTGCGGCCGATCCTCGAGAACGGGTTTTCCGATCATTTCGTCGTGCACAAGGCCGAGACGCGCGGTGACCTCGAGCGGCTGACGCCGGCGATCCGCGACAAGATCCGCGGCGTCGCCGTGACCTATCACACCGTCCGCGCCGACAAGGATTCGCTGTCGCAGCTGCCCAAGATCGAGATGGTGGCAAGCTTCGGCGTCGGCTACGATCATATCGATGCCAAATACGCCGCCGAGCACAACATCATCGTCACCAACACGCCTGACGTGCTGACCGAAGAAGTCGCCGACGTCGCGATGGGCCTTTTGATCTCCACCTTGCGCGAATTCATCAAGGCCGATCGTTACGTCCGCTCCGGGTTGTGGCAGACGCAGAACTATCCGCTCAGCGTCGGCTCGCTGCGCGACCGCAAGGTCGGCATCGTCGGCATGGGCCGGATCGGCCAGGCGATTGCGCGCCGGCTCGATGCCTCGCTGGTGCCGGTGGTCTATCACTCGCGCAACCCGTCGAAGGACGTTGCCTACAAGCACTATCCTGATCTGATCGAGATGGCGAAGGCGGTGGATACCTTGATGGTGATCGTGCCCGGCGGCGCCTCGACCAACAAGATGATCAATGCCGAGGTGCTCAAGGCACTCGGCCCGCGCGGCGTGCTGATCAACGTCGCCCGCGGCTCCGTCGTCGACGAGCCCGCGCTGGTCCAGGCGCTGAAGTCAGGCACCATCCTCGCCGCCGGGCTCGACGTGTTCGCGGCCGAGCCCAACGTGCCGGATGAGCTCAAGACCATGCAGAACGTGGTGCTGCTGCCGCATATCGGCTCGGCCTCGGTCGTCACGCGCAACGCGATGGACCAGCTCGTGGTCGATAACCTCAAGTCATGGTTCTCAGGCAAGGCGCCGCTGACGCCGGTCGCGGAAACGCCGTTCAAGGGGCGCTGATGCGAATTCTTCGGATCGTTGCATTCGCCGTCGCGGCCCACCTGGCCGCGATCGGCATCGCGCACGCGCAGGATGCGACGACCCTGAAGAAGGAGATGGTCGGGCAGTGGGAGCTCTCGACCACCGAACGCAGCAAGACCTGCGTCGTCACGATGAAGGGGGATGCGACCGCGCAGGGTTTCAAGCTCGAGCTCGAGCCGGCCTGCAAGACCGCGTTGCCGTTCACCAAGGACATCGTCGCCTGGAGCGTCAAGGGCCTCGGAGACATCGTTCGTTTGCAGGATGCGGCAGGCGAATCCGTGATCGATTTCACCGAGGTCGAGGCCGGCATCTTCGAAGGCCTGCGGCAGGGCGAAGGGGTCTACATCCTGCAGGACCTCGCCGCCGCCCGCTCGATGGCCAAGTCGATGGACCAGATGATCGGCGACTGGGCCATGGTCCGCAGCAACGGCCAGCCGATCTGCGGCCTGACGCTGACCAACACGGAAGCCGACCAAGACAATTTCCAGGTCTTCCTCAAGCCGAAATGCGATGCGGCGATCGCCCAGTTCAATCCGACGCAATGGCGACTGGAGCGCGGCCAGATCATCCTGATGTCGAAATCAGGCGAGGTCTGGCAGTTCGAAGCCGACGACAACGCGCAATGGCGGCGGGTTCCCGATACGGCCGATCCCCTGATCATGCTGCGCCAATAAGCGGTTTTTCGGTCAGCAATTTTTCTGGTGTCGATTTTTCTTGGGGCTCATGTCGATCAGGTCCCAGCTCGATCGTCATCCCCTTAGCGAGCTGATCGCGCGGCCAACCGGCTGCGTCTCGCCTTATCAGGAGATTTGCATGCGCTTCATGTACATCGTCACCTCCAGCCAGCCGATGAAAGGCCCGACCCCAGCGCTGATGGAGGCCATGCAGAAGATATCCGAGCGGGAGATCAAGGCCGGCCGGATGATCGACAATGGCGGCCTGATGCCGCTTGCTTCAGGCGCACGGGTGCGGATCCTCGACG encodes:
- a CDS encoding ABC transporter substrate-binding protein yields the protein MSPSHRRRALTAGLIATVLSILPAHSETLDKVTFGTNWVAEAEHGGFFQAVADGTYKKYGLDVTIVPGGPNENNRMLLIAGKIDFFMAANTLMSFDAVANNVPVVTIAAVFQKDPQVLLTQPDAKVTKLEDLKPLTLFVSKEGMTSYFQWLKSEYGFSEKNVRPYNFNPQPFIANPKSAMQGYVTSEPFAVEKAAGFKPNVILLADAGFNTYSTLIETRRELVEKKADLVQRFVDASMIGWYHYIYGDNSAGNAMIKQLNPEMTDELLAYSVAKMKEYGIVDSGDSVKNGIGAMSDDRYTSFFNKMVKAGVVKGDLDFRKSYTLRFVNKGVGVELRPAKP
- a CDS encoding ABC transporter ATP-binding protein, with translation MVESRTSPMVEASLMALAVSLRGVTKVYDNGVMALGPLDLAVRKGEFISLLGPSGCGKSTALRLIAGLSAASSGTVRVARHEGEMQIGHGIGFVFQEPTLMPWTSVRENVRLPLKLGGIPKAEGRARADAALASVGLADFADAFPRELSGGMKMRVSLARALVTDPDILLMDEPFAALDEITRFRLNNDLLALWRSLGKTVIFVTHSVFESVYLSQRVVVMTARPGRIQADIRVETVEPRGEEFRTSAAYSDYCRRVSAALAPSYSGQSTL
- a CDS encoding ABC transporter permease, whose product is MNAQAPVTAKSSGPQSAVRFVLPVIVFAAGLAAWELVVTVREIPPYVLPAPSVIFLTLIKDWSVLSQSLVTTLLTTLEGFAAASIGGIALALLFNQSKWVEYSLFPYAVVLQVTPVIAIAPLLLIYLEQQTAVVVCAFIVAFFPVLSNTTLGLNSVDRNLAGLFQLYGASPPQTLRFLKLPAALPYILGGLRIAGGLSLIGAVVAEIAAGTAGAGSGLAYRIAESGYRLNIPRMFAALLLLSLAGIVIYGVLAVVSHLVLRRWHESALGKEN
- a CDS encoding 2-hydroxyacid dehydrogenase; the encoded protein is MTAGSISSDKIDLLIYGPVRPILENGFSDHFVVHKAETRGDLERLTPAIRDKIRGVAVTYHTVRADKDSLSQLPKIEMVASFGVGYDHIDAKYAAEHNIIVTNTPDVLTEEVADVAMGLLISTLREFIKADRYVRSGLWQTQNYPLSVGSLRDRKVGIVGMGRIGQAIARRLDASLVPVVYHSRNPSKDVAYKHYPDLIEMAKAVDTLMVIVPGGASTNKMINAEVLKALGPRGVLINVARGSVVDEPALVQALKSGTILAAGLDVFAAEPNVPDELKTMQNVVLLPHIGSASVVTRNAMDQLVVDNLKSWFSGKAPLTPVAETPFKGR
- a CDS encoding AprI/Inh family metalloprotease inhibitor produces the protein MRILRIVAFAVAAHLAAIGIAHAQDATTLKKEMVGQWELSTTERSKTCVVTMKGDATAQGFKLELEPACKTALPFTKDIVAWSVKGLGDIVRLQDAAGESVIDFTEVEAGIFEGLRQGEGVYILQDLAAARSMAKSMDQMIGDWAMVRSNGQPICGLTLTNTEADQDNFQVFLKPKCDAAIAQFNPTQWRLERGQIILMSKSGEVWQFEADDNAQWRRVPDTADPLIMLRQ